A genomic segment from Chitinophagaceae bacterium encodes:
- a CDS encoding GIY-YIG nuclease family protein produces MVFYVYILQSDVDSSYYKGYSENPSLRLIFHNNGLSKYTSKKMPWKLVCIISFTTKKEALSAEKRYKKYPLKSLVAVINSEKNIVLHYLKGIENR; encoded by the coding sequence ATGGTATTTTATGTTTACATATTGCAAAGCGATGTTGACAGCAGCTATTACAAAGGATACTCTGAAAACCCTTCGCTTCGGCTAATTTTCCATAATAATGGTTTGAGTAAGTATACCTCAAAAAAAATGCCATGGAAACTGGTTTGTATAATATCCTTTACCACAAAAAAAGAAGCGCTAAGCGCCGAAAAACGCTATAAAAAATATCCATTAAAAAGCCTGGTAGCTGTAATTAATAGCGAAAAGAATATTGTACTTCACTATTTAAAAGGAATTGAAAACCGTTGA
- a CDS encoding GIY-YIG nuclease family protein, which yields MAFYVYILQSDVDSSYYKGYSENPSLRLIFHNNGLSKYTSKKMPWKLVCIISFTTKKKR from the coding sequence ATGGCATTTTATGTTTACATATTGCAAAGCGATGTTGACAGCAGCTATTACAAAGGATACTCTGAAAACCCTTCGCTTCGGCTAATTTTCCATAATAATGGTTTGAGTAAGTATACCTCAAAAAAAATGCCATGGAAACTGGTTTGTATAATATCTTTTACCACAAAAAAGAAGCGTTAA
- a CDS encoding GIY-YIG nuclease family protein — MAFYVYILQSDVDSSYYKGYSENPSLRLIFHNNGLSKYTSKKMPWKLVCIISFTTKKEALSAEKRYKKYPLKSLVAVINSEKNIVPHYLKGIENR, encoded by the coding sequence ATGGCATTTTATGTTTACATATTGCAAAGCGATGTTGACAGCAGCTATTACAAAGGATACTCTGAAAACCCTTCGCTTCGGCTAATTTTCCATAATAATGGTTTGAGTAAGTATACCTCAAAAAAAATGCCATGGAAACTGGTTTGTATAATATCTTTTACCACAAAAAAAGAAGCGCTAAGCGCCGAAAAACGCTATAAAAAATATCCATTAAAAAGCCTGGTAGCTGTAATTAATAGCGAAAAGAATATTGTACCTCACTATTTAAAAGGAATTGAAAACCGTTGA
- a CDS encoding T9SS type A sorting domain-containing protein, with amino-acid sequence MNKLYKQLLAMLCFGFLWNTALSQDCSLLQAFCKPFESRCAATGSIKIRAMGGSGDYKYKVSGTINTNYTTTDSITGLPAGTYTVYVTDINTNCTDSILRVVVPGSYLDPRFSIRKKDVTCDNAANGAIFLDSIANGRAPFSFSIVAPSPMGVGTTNSTGNFTNLIAGNYTIELRDSCGGIQTRQITINNYEWWIEAYPFTRTSCTEVTGYILVRDILGNNNITGELQNFTYGVVLAPGDTTWQTTPYFTFTLPPDGTFDIVVKDNCGIIKNGTVHLNSYPSLGQQVALSNFTCGTFTASVTNIVNFFGANFCLYDTANNLLSCNSTGVFDLLPYGTYCIQAYDSCTDSTLIRCFTASPPLSSVDQAVDISNLACSTFTATITGQLNIYNPQYCIYTPADSLLACNNTGVFADLPYGNYCIKIKDSCTDTTITRCFEAIQPMPTLGGFTTHYLTCNMVTLTVNGDSVYNPLFCLYDSVGTLITCNATGIFDSIPIGNYCVTMHDECRDTTLTVCENIPAPVITNDLALDVRDRTCNSFTLTAFSSNGVGEYCLYNSLDSLIACDSSGIFTGLSYGQYCVTVRNNCPDTLFRSCISVDQLVPLLDWEINTSNFTCTRFTARVTNLQNYTNPTFCLYNASNVLMSCNTTGVFANLTYGNYCITVKDACFDSIVKKCFYQPKQPIEITGYPSKSCALGYANFQLSFTGTTMPYHLVIYNPDHTTLFTATYNSSSAYIDSIPGLPDSLMYTIVVSDNCGGADTLLMAAPFGQFSRSYTVQNKCPGASWVNGSGDIHGSIITNMGSISSTIIARNGTYFWPGILPTSNNGVQVEFTDLEPGTYIIRSSENLCGWSYFDTVNIHPYQFPSLANGQAFQCDIGGFSISAQVHNGIGPFMYEIIGSTPSIPSIITAPQASPVFTINNGNMYSLIRLRVVDACGNASLGDGSILPLALNGIVANNNCLMEPTTLSVDYIYGASYRWYKKQTIDAIDSTFLGIANHINIPQVMIGDTGIYVCYLSINNGCIERTYTYNLVGDCYMILPLKLASFTGRRESSINNLYWKTLSETNLLHFIIERKNSIGAYQPVGRVAAIGNSNQLLSYTFKDKSPLAGRNFYRLKMVDLDGRFSYSNIVSLATEQQREIFVYPNPAKDFINISFNIKENRSYAIKCFDATGRMVTEQKYTAAAGNQLQIKRTNTIQPGIYLLHIRDEATGHIFTERIIFL; translated from the coding sequence ATGAACAAACTCTACAAACAACTGCTTGCAATGTTGTGTTTTGGTTTTTTGTGGAATACCGCATTAAGCCAGGATTGCTCCCTTTTGCAAGCCTTCTGCAAGCCATTTGAATCGAGATGTGCTGCTACAGGCTCAATAAAAATAAGGGCGATGGGAGGCAGCGGTGATTATAAGTACAAGGTTTCCGGAACTATTAATACCAACTATACTACCACCGATTCAATTACAGGTTTGCCAGCCGGTACTTATACCGTTTATGTAACCGATATTAATACCAACTGTACCGATTCTATTTTACGTGTTGTTGTTCCGGGCTCATACCTCGATCCACGCTTTAGCATCAGGAAAAAAGATGTAACCTGCGATAATGCAGCAAATGGGGCAATTTTTTTAGATAGTATTGCCAATGGCCGGGCGCCTTTTTCATTTTCAATAGTTGCCCCTTCTCCAATGGGTGTAGGCACTACTAACAGTACTGGTAATTTTACCAACCTTATTGCAGGTAATTACACTATTGAACTAAGAGATTCCTGTGGAGGTATTCAAACCCGGCAAATTACCATCAATAATTATGAGTGGTGGATTGAAGCCTATCCCTTTACCCGGACTTCATGCACCGAAGTAACAGGCTACATTCTCGTAAGGGATATTTTGGGCAACAATAATATAACTGGCGAACTCCAAAATTTTACTTATGGTGTTGTATTGGCTCCAGGAGATACTACCTGGCAAACAACTCCATATTTTACCTTTACACTACCTCCCGACGGTACCTTTGATATTGTTGTAAAAGACAATTGTGGAATTATTAAAAACGGTACGGTTCATCTTAATTCTTATCCAAGCCTGGGGCAACAAGTAGCATTAAGCAATTTTACCTGTGGTACATTTACTGCTTCGGTAACCAATATCGTTAATTTTTTTGGCGCAAATTTTTGCCTTTATGATACAGCCAATAATTTACTAAGCTGCAACAGCACAGGCGTATTTGATTTATTGCCCTATGGCACTTATTGCATACAGGCCTATGATTCATGTACTGATTCTACCCTTATCAGGTGCTTTACTGCTTCGCCACCATTATCGTCTGTTGACCAGGCAGTAGATATCAGTAACCTGGCCTGCTCTACATTTACGGCAACTATTACCGGCCAGTTAAATATATATAACCCCCAGTATTGTATCTATACTCCTGCAGACTCATTGCTGGCCTGCAACAATACTGGAGTTTTTGCTGACTTACCGTATGGAAATTATTGTATCAAAATAAAAGATTCATGTACCGATACCACAATTACACGTTGCTTTGAAGCCATACAGCCTATGCCAACACTGGGTGGTTTTACCACACATTATTTAACTTGTAATATGGTAACGCTTACGGTAAATGGCGATTCGGTGTACAACCCTTTATTTTGCCTTTATGATAGCGTAGGTACTTTAATTACCTGCAATGCAACAGGAATTTTTGACAGCATACCTATTGGTAATTATTGCGTAACCATGCATGATGAATGCCGGGATACAACATTAACGGTTTGCGAAAACATTCCTGCACCGGTTATTACCAACGACCTAGCTCTTGATGTAAGAGACCGTACTTGTAACAGTTTTACTTTAACGGCATTTAGCAGCAATGGCGTAGGAGAGTATTGCCTCTATAATTCTTTAGATAGCCTTATTGCATGCGACTCCAGTGGCATTTTTACCGGGTTATCTTATGGCCAGTATTGTGTAACTGTAAGAAATAATTGCCCCGATACATTGTTCCGCTCTTGCATAAGTGTAGATCAACTTGTGCCTTTATTAGATTGGGAAATAAATACAAGCAATTTTACCTGTACACGTTTTACAGCAAGGGTAACCAACCTTCAAAATTATACCAACCCTACATTTTGCCTGTATAATGCATCCAATGTGTTAATGTCCTGCAACACTACTGGTGTATTTGCCAATTTGACTTATGGTAATTATTGTATAACGGTAAAAGATGCCTGCTTTGATAGCATTGTAAAAAAATGCTTTTACCAGCCTAAACAACCCATTGAAATAACCGGTTACCCTTCCAAATCATGTGCTTTGGGATATGCTAATTTTCAATTAAGTTTTACAGGAACCACCATGCCTTATCATTTAGTAATATATAACCCCGATCATACTACATTATTTACTGCAACCTACAATAGCAGTAGTGCCTATATTGACAGTATCCCCGGCTTACCGGATAGTTTAATGTATACCATTGTGGTATCGGATAATTGTGGTGGAGCAGATACATTATTAATGGCCGCACCATTTGGGCAATTTAGCAGGAGTTATACCGTACAAAATAAATGCCCGGGTGCATCATGGGTAAATGGCTCTGGAGATATACATGGTTCTATAATTACCAATATGGGATCCATCAGTAGTACCATTATTGCCCGAAACGGCACCTATTTTTGGCCGGGTATTTTACCAACAAGCAATAATGGAGTACAGGTAGAATTCACAGACCTTGAACCTGGTACTTATATTATCAGAAGCAGTGAAAACCTCTGTGGCTGGAGTTATTTTGATACGGTAAACATTCATCCCTATCAATTCCCATCGCTGGCAAACGGCCAGGCTTTTCAATGCGATATTGGAGGTTTTAGTATTTCGGCACAAGTACATAATGGTATTGGGCCATTTATGTATGAAATAATAGGCAGTACTCCATCTATACCTTCAATAATTACGGCACCGCAGGCAAGCCCTGTGTTTACCATCAATAATGGCAATATGTATTCATTAATAAGGCTAAGAGTTGTAGATGCCTGCGGTAATGCTTCACTTGGAGATGGCAGTATTTTACCACTTGCTTTAAATGGAATTGTGGCTAATAATAACTGCCTGATGGAGCCTACAACTTTATCTGTGGATTATATTTATGGCGCATCTTACCGATGGTATAAAAAACAAACTATTGATGCAATAGACAGTACTTTTTTAGGTATTGCCAACCATATTAATATTCCCCAGGTGATGATTGGTGATACTGGAATTTATGTTTGCTACCTTTCTATAAACAATGGGTGTATTGAACGTACCTACACGTATAACCTTGTAGGAGATTGCTATATGATACTACCATTAAAGCTGGCATCATTTACCGGAAGAAGAGAAAGCAGCATAAATAATTTATATTGGAAAACGCTTTCGGAAACAAACCTGTTGCATTTTATTATTGAAAGAAAAAATTCAATTGGTGCTTACCAGCCCGTAGGAAGGGTTGCTGCAATTGGCAACTCCAACCAGCTATTGAGTTACACTTTTAAAGATAAATCGCCGCTTGCAGGAAGGAATTTTTACCGCCTTAAAATGGTAGATTTAGATGGCAGGTTTAGCTATAGTAACATAGTATCACTGGCCACTGAGCAGCAAAGGGAAATATTTGTATACCCCAACCCAGCCAAAGATTTTATCAATATTAGCTTTAATATAAAAGAAAACCGCAGTTATGCCATTAAATGCTTTGATGCCACAGGCCGCATGGTTACAGAACAGAAATATACGGCTGCAGCGGGCAACCAACTGCAAATTAAACGAACCAATACCATACAGCCCGGAATTTATCTATTACATATAAGAGATGAGGCAACGGGCCATATATTTACAGAAAGAATAATATTTTTATAA
- a CDS encoding TonB-dependent receptor yields MRKIVVFFIVCYMQAPALYAQKHTISGYVKDAISGESLIGATIAVKGLSKGITTNAYGFYSISFAAGKQEVYYSYVGYKAQNFSFSLTRDTSINISLYPVKALTEEVVVVSKKSGNVKSAQMGRVTLPVDQLKTIPAFLGEVDILKTIQLLPGIRNAGEGTAGIYVRGGGADQNLIILDDAVVYNTGHLFGFFSIFNADAIKNVTLIKGGMPAQYGGRLSSVLDISMKEGNNQKLQVEGGIGLVASRFSIQGPVVKNKSSFILSARRTYVDALAKPFVKKESQFYGSGYYFYDLNAKFNYQFSEKDRLYISGYFGRDVFDFRNAKLSFKVNIPWGNATGTLRWNHVFNNKLFANTTLVYNDYNFKFSGAQNDFEVKLNSGIRDINAKTDFDFYPASNHKLKFGALYTYHKFTPSVVSGRQDSVVFNPLNAQVKFAHEAALYVQDDWDINSKIRVHLGLRYSFFQQIGPYKIYTTDDDGNRTDSTVFGNGKKIITYTGLEPRFTLRHSLNEATSLKASVTRNLQFIHLVSNAGTTLPTDIWVPSTYLVKPQISWLYAAGIYKNFKNGTYETSVELYYKQMQNQIEYREGYTPSTLRDTEEDFTFGKGWSYGTEFFVNKLKGKLTGWIGYTLSQTWRKFPELNDGQKFPAKFDRRHDLSVVAMYELNAKWKLSATFVYGTGNAFTLPVNFYIYDGILTQEYSKINQYRLPAYHRLDFAAILTPLKNKNRKWQSQWVFGAYNIYSRKNPYFIYFDQTGSPYNGSLKIQGKQVSIFPIIPSVTWNFRF; encoded by the coding sequence ATGCGTAAAATTGTTGTTTTTTTTATTGTTTGCTACATGCAGGCTCCTGCTTTGTATGCGCAAAAGCATACCATTAGCGGTTATGTAAAAGATGCAATATCTGGTGAATCATTAATAGGTGCTACTATTGCTGTTAAGGGCTTATCAAAAGGCATCACAACAAATGCTTACGGATTTTATTCTATTTCTTTTGCTGCAGGCAAGCAGGAGGTTTACTATTCTTATGTAGGATATAAGGCCCAAAATTTTTCTTTTTCATTAACCAGGGATACCTCAATCAATATTTCCCTGTATCCTGTAAAGGCATTAACCGAAGAAGTAGTGGTAGTATCCAAAAAATCGGGCAATGTAAAATCCGCACAAATGGGCAGGGTTACTTTGCCAGTGGATCAACTAAAAACCATTCCTGCTTTTTTGGGTGAGGTAGATATTTTAAAAACCATTCAACTGCTGCCCGGCATAAGGAATGCAGGTGAAGGCACGGCAGGAATATATGTACGGGGTGGCGGAGCAGATCAAAATTTAATTATATTGGATGACGCCGTAGTTTACAATACCGGCCACCTTTTTGGATTTTTTTCCATATTTAATGCCGATGCCATAAAAAATGTAACGCTAATTAAAGGCGGTATGCCTGCCCAATATGGCGGAAGGTTGAGCAGTGTGCTGGATATATCTATGAAGGAAGGCAATAACCAAAAATTGCAGGTAGAAGGTGGCATAGGGTTGGTTGCCAGCCGTTTTTCCATACAAGGCCCTGTAGTAAAAAATAAATCGTCATTTATTTTATCGGCAAGGCGCACTTATGTAGATGCACTGGCAAAACCATTTGTAAAAAAAGAGAGCCAGTTTTATGGATCGGGATATTATTTTTACGATCTCAATGCTAAATTCAATTACCAGTTTAGCGAAAAAGACAGGCTCTATATCAGCGGTTATTTTGGAAGGGATGTATTTGATTTTCGCAATGCAAAACTAAGTTTTAAAGTAAATATACCCTGGGGAAATGCTACCGGAACCCTGCGCTGGAACCATGTTTTCAACAATAAACTGTTTGCCAATACTACTTTGGTTTATAACGATTATAATTTTAAATTTTCCGGAGCGCAAAACGATTTTGAAGTAAAACTAAATTCGGGCATCAGGGACATAAATGCCAAAACCGATTTTGATTTTTACCCGGCATCTAACCACAAGCTAAAATTTGGAGCCCTTTATACTTATCATAAATTTACCCCTTCGGTAGTAAGTGGCAGGCAGGATTCGGTAGTATTTAATCCTTTAAATGCACAGGTAAAATTTGCACACGAAGCCGCATTATATGTACAGGACGATTGGGACATAAACTCCAAAATAAGGGTGCATCTGGGCTTGCGATATAGCTTTTTTCAACAAATTGGGCCTTATAAAATTTATACTACAGATGATGATGGTAACCGCACCGACAGTACAGTATTTGGTAATGGCAAAAAAATTATAACTTATACTGGATTGGAACCAAGGTTTACATTAAGGCACAGCCTTAATGAAGCCACATCCTTAAAAGCATCGGTAACAAGGAACCTGCAATTTATTCACCTGGTGAGCAATGCAGGCACTACTTTACCCACAGATATTTGGGTGCCCAGTACCTATTTGGTAAAGCCACAAATATCCTGGTTATATGCTGCTGGCATATATAAAAATTTCAAAAACGGCACTTATGAAACTTCTGTAGAGTTGTATTATAAGCAAATGCAAAACCAAATAGAATATAGAGAAGGTTATACACCCAGTACTTTAAGAGATACTGAAGAAGATTTTACTTTTGGAAAGGGTTGGAGTTATGGCACTGAGTTTTTTGTAAATAAATTAAAAGGCAAACTCACCGGATGGATAGGCTATACCCTAAGCCAAACCTGGAGAAAATTTCCGGAACTAAATGATGGCCAAAAATTTCCGGCTAAATTTGACAGGAGGCATGACTTAAGTGTAGTGGCCATGTATGAACTCAATGCAAAATGGAAGCTCTCGGCAACTTTTGTTTATGGTACCGGAAATGCATTTACACTACCGGTTAATTTTTATATTTATGATGGCATTTTAACGCAGGAGTACAGTAAAATAAACCAATACCGTTTACCAGCATACCACCGGCTGGATTTTGCGGCAATATTAACTCCACTTAAAAATAAAAACCGCAAATGGCAATCGCAGTGGGTTTTTGGCGCTTATAACATATATAGCAGAAAAAACCCTTATTTCATCTATTTCGACCAAACCGGCAGCCCATACAACGGAAGCCTGAAAATACAGGGAAAACAAGTTTCTATATTTCCCATAATTCCGTCTGTTACCTGGAATTTCAGGTTTTAA
- a CDS encoding DUF3347 domain-containing protein: MKRFLILLVLLIIALGMYFFYGKKKDDKKVDTSEKPIKQSVHSPNFNKRIENAVDHYLAMKDAFVNADTAAVKMHASDFVQALDSINADEMKSDSGAVVETAKASIADIQSNIVSLLKQTDITEMRKDFSMATQIMYPAFFQSINYEGKKLYLQHCPMAFNDTEGADWLSYSDEIMNPYLGKKHPKYKAGMLHCGEIKDSVTAK, from the coding sequence ATGAAAAGATTTTTGATACTGCTTGTGTTATTAATAATTGCCCTGGGTATGTATTTTTTTTATGGCAAGAAAAAAGATGATAAAAAAGTAGATACTTCGGAAAAACCCATTAAGCAATCGGTACATTCCCCCAATTTTAATAAGCGTATTGAAAATGCGGTTGACCATTATCTTGCCATGAAAGATGCATTTGTAAATGCCGATACCGCTGCTGTAAAAATGCATGCATCAGATTTTGTACAAGCGCTTGATTCAATAAATGCAGATGAAATGAAAAGCGATTCTGGCGCCGTGGTGGAAACCGCTAAAGCAAGTATTGCCGATATTCAATCCAATATTGTTTCTTTATTAAAGCAAACCGACATTACCGAAATGAGGAAGGACTTTAGCATGGCAACACAAATTATGTACCCGGCCTTTTTCCAATCTATTAATTACGAGGGAAAAAAATTGTATTTGCAGCACTGCCCAATGGCCTTTAACGATACCGAAGGTGCAGACTGGCTGAGCTATTCCGATGAAATAATGAATCCTTACCTTGGAAAAAAACATCCCAAATACAAAGCCGGCATGTTGCATTGCGGCGAAATTAAAGATTCGGTTACTGCCAAATAA
- a CDS encoding asparaginase, whose amino-acid sequence MAIRIFITGGTFDKEYNELNGELFFKDTHMSDLLEMGRNRVDVEIRTLMMVDSLEMTNEDRELIIHQCNNCEEDNIVITHGTDTMTETAKLLANKVKDKTIILTGAMIPIKFGSSDGLFNLGSALAFAQSLPQGVYIAMNGRFFNADNVRKNKQTGFFEESKS is encoded by the coding sequence ATGGCTATTAGAATTTTTATTACCGGCGGAACCTTTGATAAAGAATATAATGAGTTAAATGGTGAATTGTTTTTTAAAGACACCCACATGAGCGATTTGCTGGAAATGGGCCGCAACCGGGTGGATGTGGAAATAAGAACACTTATGATGGTGGACAGCCTGGAAATGACGAATGAAGACAGGGAGTTAATTATTCACCAATGCAATAACTGTGAAGAAGACAATATTGTAATTACCCACGGCACCGATACTATGACCGAAACGGCAAAACTCCTGGCCAATAAGGTAAAAGATAAAACCATTATTCTTACCGGCGCTATGATCCCCATAAAATTTGGCAGTTCCGACGGTTTGTTTAATTTAGGGAGCGCACTTGCTTTTGCCCAAAGCCTTCCGCAAGGCGTTTATATTGCTATGAATGGCAGATTTTTTAATGCAGATAATGTAAGAAAAAACAAACAAACTGGCTTTTTTGAAGAAAGCAAATCTTAG
- the hutU gene encoding urocanate hydratase: MDNSVKQYNPVKYKTPTGHTLNCKGWIQEAALRMLLNNLDPAVAERPEDLIVYGGRGKAARNFEALDNIIKALKILENDESLLIQSGKPVGILKTHKDAPRVLLSNSQLVPNWANWKHFTELEQKGLMMYGQMTAGSWIYIGSQGIVQGTYETYAAAADKQFGGSLKHTLNVTAGLGGMGGAQPLAITMNEGVALIAEVEEWRIDKRIETKYLDEKFTDIDEAINAALHYKEKGIAKSIGVLCNAVFLLQKLIERNIVPDTLTDQTSAHDPLIGYVPHTLTNEEANVLREKNPEEYTRLSYESMYLHVQLMLQLMDKGAITFDYGNNIRARAQEYEQSNSRATYPKGRCFDFPGFVPAYIRPLFCEGKGPFRWAALSGDPADIAATDKVITEMFPQNKSMQRWLKLAKEKIAFQGLPARICWLGQGEREKAGLAFNELVKTGKVKAPIVIGRDHLDTGSVASPNRETESMLDGSDAVADWPVLNALVNTAGGASWVSLHHGGGVGMGYSIHAGMVIVADGTADAEQRIKRVLRNDPGMGVIRHADAGYALAQETAKENNLDLKSRLL, encoded by the coding sequence ATGGACAATTCGGTAAAGCAATACAACCCGGTAAAGTACAAAACGCCTACCGGACATACTTTAAATTGCAAAGGGTGGATACAAGAAGCCGCACTGCGTATGCTATTAAATAATCTTGACCCTGCAGTTGCCGAAAGGCCGGAAGATTTAATCGTTTATGGCGGCAGGGGAAAAGCTGCCCGTAATTTTGAAGCTTTAGATAACATTATTAAAGCATTAAAAATCCTGGAAAATGATGAAAGCTTGCTGATACAAAGCGGTAAACCTGTAGGAATTTTAAAAACGCATAAAGATGCACCAAGGGTATTACTAAGCAATAGCCAGCTTGTACCTAACTGGGCCAATTGGAAACATTTTACCGAGCTGGAGCAAAAAGGATTAATGATGTACGGCCAAATGACGGCAGGTAGCTGGATATACATAGGCAGCCAGGGAATAGTGCAGGGAACTTATGAAACCTATGCTGCCGCAGCCGATAAACAATTTGGTGGATCGCTGAAACATACCCTTAATGTTACCGCCGGGCTTGGCGGAATGGGTGGCGCACAGCCGCTTGCCATTACCATGAATGAAGGTGTAGCGTTAATTGCAGAAGTGGAAGAATGGAGAATTGATAAAAGAATTGAAACCAAATACCTCGATGAAAAATTTACCGATATTGATGAAGCCATTAATGCAGCATTGCATTACAAAGAAAAAGGGATAGCCAAAAGTATTGGCGTTTTATGTAATGCTGTTTTTCTTTTGCAAAAACTAATCGAAAGAAATATTGTTCCGGATACATTAACCGATCAAACCAGTGCACACGACCCATTAATAGGTTATGTGCCGCATACTTTAACCAATGAAGAAGCCAATGTACTAAGAGAGAAAAATCCAGAAGAATATACAAGGTTAAGTTACGAGTCTATGTACCTGCATGTACAACTGATGTTGCAATTGATGGATAAAGGCGCCATTACATTTGATTATGGAAATAATATACGGGCCAGGGCACAAGAGTATGAGCAAAGTAATAGCAGGGCAACCTATCCCAAAGGGCGCTGCTTTGATTTTCCGGGGTTTGTACCGGCATATATACGTCCCTTGTTTTGCGAAGGCAAAGGCCCGTTTCGCTGGGCCGCTTTAAGTGGCGACCCTGCAGATATTGCCGCTACCGATAAAGTAATTACTGAAATGTTTCCGCAAAATAAATCTATGCAGCGCTGGCTAAAACTTGCAAAAGAAAAAATTGCTTTTCAGGGTTTACCTGCAAGAATTTGCTGGCTTGGCCAGGGCGAAAGAGAAAAAGCAGGATTGGCTTTTAATGAACTGGTAAAAACCGGTAAGGTAAAAGCGCCAATAGTAATAGGCCGAGATCATTTAGATACGGGCTCTGTTGCATCTCCCAACCGGGAAACGGAAAGTATGTTAGATGGTAGCGATGCTGTTGCCGACTGGCCTGTTTTAAATGCTTTGGTAAATACCGCAGGCGGAGCAAGTTGGGTATCATTACACCATGGTGGTGGCGTAGGAATGGGTTACAGCATACATGCAGGTATGGTAATTGTTGCCGATGGAACAGCAGATGCGGAGCAAAGAATAAAACGTGTGCTGCGCAACGACCCGGGAATGGGTGTAATAAGGCACGCAGATGCAGGCTATGCTTTAGCTCAGGAAACAGCCAAAGAAAATAATTTAGATTTGAAAAGCAGGTTACTGTAG